The following coding sequences are from one Camarhynchus parvulus chromosome 1, STF_HiC, whole genome shotgun sequence window:
- the GPR82 gene encoding probable G-protein coupled receptor 82, which translates to MNNSSCLQPSPATTVALPILYSCLFPAGIFGNILSAWIFLRKVPTRRTQYIYLANLVAANLLVCSTMPFLAAYFAEGHRWPYESAACRIAQHLGTLVVHVSMYVTITILCSIALSQYATLKKNCGPQHSQALPGTFHGRLLHEFRQPKFAKYLCAVIWLIVLCITVTAITYNAQERVSGEFPTCYNIKVEAGERPAMIAAYLATVGFFLAFMTVLWSYYSLTRHLSRIQRNTCIGEKHLIYRTVKRNILVIQMILTVCFLPYHIFRPIFYVLLTDNNCPRLNYLVEIKNVLTCLAATKSSLDPVITLLLDKTFKKSLYSLFTKSTPEHQKQNDDIFTEMGRSMERF; encoded by the coding sequence ATGAACAACTCATCATGTCTTCAGCCATCGCCAGCTACCACTGTAGCTCTCCCTATCCTCTACTCCTGCCTGTTTCCCGCTGGAATCTTTGGGAACATTCTGAGTGCCTGGATATTTTTACGTAAAGTGCCCACCAGAAGGACTCAGTACATTTACCTGGCCAACCTGGTGGCTGCAAATCTGCTGGTTTGCAGCACCATGCCCTTCCTGGCTGCCTACTTTGCGGAGGGGCACCGCTGGCCCTACGAGTCGGCGGCGTGCAGGATTGCCCAGCACCTGGGGACGCTGGTGGTGCACGTCAGCATGTACGTGACCATCACCATCCTGTGCTCCATTGCCCTCAGCCAGTATGCCACCCTGAAGAAGAACTGTGGCCCACAACACTCCCAAGCTCTGCCAGGAACCTTCCACGGGCGCCTGCTGCACGAGTTCCGGCAGCCAAAGTTCGCTAAATATTTGTGTGCTGTTATCTGGCTGATTGTACTCTGCATTACAGTCACAGCCATCACCTACAACGCCCAGGAGAGGGTTTCAGGAGAGTTCCCCACGTGCTACAACATCAAGGTAGAAGCTGGTGAACGTCCTGCAATGATTGCAGCTTATCTTGCCACTGTGGGCTTCTTTCTGGCTTTTATGACTGTTTTGTGGTCATACTATTCGCTTACCAGACATCTGAGCAGAATACAAAGAAACACCTGTATTGGAGAAAAACATCTCATTTACAGAACAGTGAAAAGAAACATTCTTGTCATCCAGATGATATTAACTGTCTGTTTTCTTCCATACCATATTTTTAGGCCAATTTTCTATGTATTGCTTACAGATAACAACTGTCCAAGGTTAAATTATCTagtggaaattaaaaatgtccTTACTTGTCTTGCTGCTACTAAAAGCAGTTTAGATCCAGTTATAACCCTTCTGTTAGataaaacatttaagaaaagtCTTTATAGCCTGTTTACAAAATCCACACCAGAACATCAAAAACAGAATGAtgatattttcactga